A single region of the Clostridia bacterium genome encodes:
- a CDS encoding sulfide/dihydroorotate dehydrogenase-like FAD/NAD-binding protein, producing the protein MNKILKKEQLNASVVKMVVDAPLVAKRAKAGQFIILRAGADGERIPLTINDYDREKGTVSIVYQVVGASTMQLDSLAEGEYIQDFVGPLGKPTEIEGLKKVAVVGGGVGCAIAYPVARALHEQGTEVHIIAGFRNKDLLILEEDMKAVSDKCVFVTDDGSFGQKALVTEALEKLILDGENYDEVLAFGPVIMMKFVSLFTKKYGVKTMVSMNPIMIDGTGMCGGCRLTVGGETKFACVDGPDFDAHLIDFDEVMSRNRRFGDFERHQREDNCNLLKKGN; encoded by the coding sequence ATGAATAAGATTTTGAAAAAAGAACAACTCAACGCATCCGTCGTGAAAATGGTGGTCGACGCACCCTTGGTCGCCAAAAGGGCCAAAGCGGGGCAGTTTATCATTTTGCGGGCGGGCGCGGACGGGGAGCGCATCCCTTTGACCATCAACGATTACGACAGGGAGAAAGGCACCGTCAGTATCGTGTATCAGGTGGTGGGCGCTTCTACCATGCAACTCGACTCGCTGGCCGAGGGCGAGTATATACAGGACTTCGTGGGGCCTTTGGGCAAGCCGACCGAAATAGAAGGATTGAAAAAGGTGGCCGTCGTGGGCGGCGGCGTGGGGTGCGCCATTGCCTATCCCGTGGCGCGTGCTTTGCACGAGCAGGGGACGGAGGTGCATATCATCGCCGGATTCCGCAACAAGGACCTCTTGATATTGGAAGAGGACATGAAGGCCGTCTCGGATAAGTGCGTCTTTGTGACGGACGACGGCAGTTTCGGGCAAAAAGCCCTCGTGACCGAGGCGTTGGAGAAGTTGATATTGGACGGGGAAAACTACGACGAAGTGCTGGCATTCGGCCCCGTGATCATGATGAAGTTCGTGAGTTTGTTCACCAAGAAATACGGCGTCAAGACCATGGTGAGTATGAATCCCATTATGATAGACGGCACGGGTATGTGCGGCGGTTGCCGCCTGACCGTGGGCGGCGAGACCAAGTTCGCCTGCGTGGACGGGCCCGACTTCGACGCGCACCTCATCGACTTCGACGAAGTGATGAGCCGTAACCGCCGCTTCGGTGATTTCGAGCGGCACCAGCGCGAAGATAATTGCAACTTGCTGAAAAAGGGGAATTAG